The following proteins are encoded in a genomic region of Pseudoxanthomonas suwonensis 11-1:
- the arsC gene encoding arsenate reductase (glutaredoxin) (This arsenate reductase requires both glutathione and glutaredoxin to convert arsenate to arsenite, after which the efflux transporter formed by ArsA and ArsB can extrude the arsenite from the cell, providing resistance.), translating into MRATIWHNPRCSKSRAVLELLRAQGIEPVMFNYLAHAPDPQTLRRVASECGGARALVRDGEAIYGELGLDEADDEALLEAMHAHPQLINRPVVITRRGARLCRPPETVMELLE; encoded by the coding sequence ATGCGTGCGACGATCTGGCACAACCCCCGCTGCTCCAAGTCCCGCGCCGTGCTCGAGCTGCTGCGCGCGCAGGGCATCGAGCCGGTGATGTTCAACTACCTGGCGCATGCGCCGGATCCGCAGACCCTGCGCCGGGTGGCGTCCGAATGCGGCGGCGCCCGCGCCCTGGTCCGCGATGGCGAGGCGATCTACGGCGAGCTGGGCCTGGACGAGGCGGACGACGAAGCGCTGCTGGAAGCGATGCACGCGCATCCGCAACTGATCAACCGTCCGGTGGTGATCACCCGCCGCGGCGCGCGCCTGTGCCGGCCGCCCGAGACGGTGATGGAACTGCTCGAATGA
- a CDS encoding glutathione S-transferase family protein: protein MPVVLYGSPSTASLVVHWLLVELGIEHELHQLDFDRREQKSPEYLALNPAGRVPTLVIDGQVLTESAAIAMHLADLYPQAGLAPAPGTPARGDYYRWMCFCVYTLMPHYRAWFYPAEPAGPGNGEAAKAQARIALEAAWQQVAHHLEGNGPYMLGRQRTAVDFVLTMLMRWSRNMPRPTDSWPVLQDYARRMKALPSFAEVYRREGISDWT from the coding sequence ATGCCTGTCGTCCTCTATGGTTCCCCAAGCACCGCCTCGCTGGTGGTGCACTGGCTGCTGGTCGAACTGGGCATTGAACACGAGCTGCACCAGCTGGACTTCGACAGGCGCGAGCAGAAGTCACCGGAGTACCTGGCCCTCAATCCCGCCGGTCGCGTGCCCACCCTGGTGATCGACGGCCAGGTGCTGACCGAGTCGGCGGCCATCGCCATGCACCTTGCCGACCTGTATCCGCAGGCCGGGCTCGCACCGGCGCCGGGCACCCCGGCGCGCGGCGACTACTACCGCTGGATGTGCTTCTGCGTATACACGCTGATGCCGCACTACCGCGCCTGGTTCTATCCGGCCGAGCCGGCGGGCCCGGGCAACGGGGAGGCGGCCAAGGCCCAGGCACGCATCGCGCTTGAAGCGGCCTGGCAGCAGGTGGCCCACCACCTGGAGGGCAATGGCCCGTACATGCTTGGCAGGCAGCGCACGGCGGTGGATTTCGTGCTGACCATGCTGATGCGCTGGTCGCGCAACATGCCCAGGCCGACCGACAGCTGGCCGGTGCTGCAGGATTACGCGAGGCGGATGAAAGCGCTGCCCAGTTTTGCCGAGGTCTACCGCCGCGAAGGCATCAGCGACTGGACCTGA
- a CDS encoding fumarate hydratase: MSIRQEDLIQSVADALQYISYYHPVDYIRNLAAAYEREESPAAKDAMAQILINSRMCAEGHRPICQDTGIVTVFLEIGMHVRWDDATMGVEDMVNEGVRRAYNHPDNKLRASVLADPAGKRLNTRDNTPAVVNVKVVPGNKVDVIVAAKGGGSEAKSKFAMLNPSDSIIDWVMKTVPTMGAGWCPPGMLGIGIGGTAEKAMLLAKEALMEPIDIQELVARGPSNRVEELRLELYEKVNALGIGAQGLGGLTTVLDIKIKDYPTHAANLPVAMIPNCAATRHAHFTLDGSGPVALDPPSLEDWPKLTYNPTNARRVDLDSITREEVASFKPGEVLLLNGKLLTGRDAAHKRMVDMLNRGEKLPVDFTNRFIYYVGPVDPVRDEVVGPAGPTTATRMDKFTRQMLEQTGLLGMVGKAERGEAAIDAIRDNKAVYLMAVGGSAYLVSKAIKASRVVAFEDLGMEAIYEFEVKDMPVTVAVDSTGESVHRTGPKQWQARIGKIPVVVA; the protein is encoded by the coding sequence GTGTCCATCCGCCAGGAGGACCTGATCCAGTCGGTCGCCGACGCGCTGCAGTACATCAGCTACTACCACCCGGTCGACTACATCCGGAACCTCGCCGCCGCGTACGAGCGCGAGGAATCGCCCGCGGCCAAGGACGCGATGGCGCAGATCCTGATCAACTCGCGCATGTGCGCCGAGGGCCACCGTCCGATCTGCCAGGACACCGGCATCGTCACCGTGTTCCTCGAGATCGGCATGCACGTGCGCTGGGACGACGCGACCATGGGCGTGGAGGACATGGTCAACGAGGGCGTGCGCCGCGCCTACAACCACCCGGACAACAAGCTGCGCGCCTCGGTGCTGGCCGATCCGGCCGGCAAGCGCCTCAACACCCGCGACAACACCCCGGCCGTGGTCAACGTCAAGGTCGTGCCGGGCAACAAGGTGGACGTGATCGTCGCGGCCAAGGGCGGCGGTTCGGAGGCCAAGAGCAAGTTCGCCATGCTCAACCCGTCCGACTCGATCATCGACTGGGTGATGAAGACCGTGCCGACCATGGGCGCCGGCTGGTGCCCGCCGGGCATGCTCGGCATCGGCATCGGCGGCACCGCCGAGAAGGCGATGCTGCTGGCCAAGGAAGCGCTGATGGAGCCGATCGACATCCAGGAACTGGTCGCCCGCGGCCCGTCCAACCGGGTCGAGGAGCTGCGCCTTGAGCTGTACGAGAAGGTCAACGCGCTGGGCATCGGCGCCCAGGGCCTGGGCGGCCTGACCACGGTGCTGGACATCAAGATCAAGGATTACCCGACCCACGCGGCCAACCTGCCGGTGGCGATGATCCCCAACTGCGCGGCCACCCGCCACGCCCACTTCACCCTGGACGGCAGCGGCCCGGTCGCCCTCGACCCGCCGTCGCTGGAGGACTGGCCGAAGCTGACCTACAACCCGACCAACGCCCGCCGCGTGGACCTGGACAGCATCACCCGCGAGGAAGTGGCCAGCTTCAAGCCGGGCGAGGTCCTGCTGCTCAACGGCAAGCTGCTGACCGGCCGCGACGCCGCGCACAAGCGCATGGTCGACATGCTCAACCGCGGCGAGAAGCTGCCGGTGGACTTCACCAACCGCTTCATCTACTACGTCGGCCCGGTCGATCCGGTGCGCGACGAGGTCGTCGGCCCGGCCGGCCCGACCACCGCCACCCGCATGGACAAGTTCACCCGGCAGATGCTGGAGCAGACCGGCCTGCTGGGCATGGTCGGCAAGGCCGAGCGTGGCGAGGCGGCGATCGATGCCATCCGCGACAACAAGGCCGTGTACCTGATGGCGGTCGGCGGTTCGGCCTACCTGGTGTCCAAGGCGATCAAGGCCAGCCGCGTGGTCGCGTTCGAGGACCTGGGCATGGAGGCGATCTACGAGTTCGAGGTCAAGGACATGCCGGTGACCGTCGCCGTGGATTCGACCGGCGAATCGGTGCACAGGACCGGCCCGAAGCAGTGGCAGGCCCGGATCGGCAAGATCCCGGTGGTCGTGGCCTGA